One part of the Acidobacteriota bacterium genome encodes these proteins:
- a CDS encoding pitrilysin family protein, producing MTPRLPLPRISGARLRGTHLRGALLISLAILLALPLAAQDLASFEKKTTVHTLDNGWTFIIVERPTAPVFSFATIVRVGSAQEVPGITGLAHMFEHMAFKGTRSLGTTDYAAEAAALEELEASYLALQDERLKAMPDEERLASLEEAFRDKQEAAQEYVVQNAFDQAVERAGGVGMNAFTNADWTGYFYSLPANRIELFAALESDRFYQPVFREFYQERDVVQEERRLRTESQPIGRMVEQFLSTAFVAHPYKQPTVGYMSDLESFTMTDAGEFFETYYAPSNLVTAVVGHVDAEQLVPLLDRYFGRIPKRAAPQPLRTVEPPQIGEKIVRLEDRAQPFYLEGYHKPAATHPDQAVFDAIDDVLSNGRTSRLHRRLIRDEQKAVTAQTFSGFPGDRYPNLWTALTIPARGVNAKETQAILHEEIERLKTEDVTEEELERFRARAKADLVRGLRSNQGLAAQLATYHALYGDWRELFLDIERLEAVTAQDIRRVAQETFRPDNRTVVYIETVSDDSGEGR from the coding sequence ATGACTCCACGACTCCCGCTGCCTCGAATTTCGGGTGCCCGCCTCCGGGGGACCCACCTCAGGGGGGCCCTGTTGATTTCCCTGGCGATTCTGCTGGCGCTGCCCCTGGCCGCCCAGGATCTCGCTTCCTTCGAGAAGAAGACGACCGTCCACACCCTCGACAACGGCTGGACCTTCATCATCGTCGAGCGCCCGACGGCGCCGGTCTTCTCTTTCGCCACCATCGTGCGGGTGGGCTCCGCCCAGGAGGTTCCGGGCATCACCGGACTGGCTCACATGTTCGAGCACATGGCCTTCAAGGGCACCCGCAGCCTCGGTACCACCGACTATGCCGCCGAAGCCGCCGCCCTCGAAGAACTCGAAGCGTCCTACCTCGCCCTGCAGGACGAGCGCCTCAAGGCGATGCCCGACGAGGAGCGCTTGGCGAGCCTCGAGGAGGCCTTCCGCGACAAGCAGGAGGCGGCCCAGGAATATGTTGTTCAGAACGCCTTCGATCAGGCCGTCGAGCGGGCCGGCGGGGTGGGCATGAACGCCTTCACCAACGCCGACTGGACGGGCTACTTCTACTCGCTGCCGGCGAACCGCATCGAGCTTTTCGCCGCCCTCGAATCGGACCGCTTTTACCAGCCGGTGTTCCGGGAGTTCTACCAGGAGCGCGACGTGGTGCAGGAAGAGCGCCGGCTGCGCACCGAGAGCCAGCCGATCGGCCGGATGGTCGAGCAGTTCCTCTCCACCGCCTTCGTCGCCCACCCCTACAAGCAGCCGACGGTGGGCTACATGAGCGACCTCGAATCCTTCACCATGACCGACGCCGGGGAGTTCTTCGAGACCTACTACGCGCCGTCGAATCTGGTGACGGCGGTGGTCGGCCACGTCGACGCGGAGCAGCTCGTGCCGCTCCTCGACCGCTACTTCGGTCGCATTCCGAAACGGGCCGCACCGCAGCCGCTGCGCACCGTCGAACCGCCGCAGATCGGCGAGAAGATTGTCCGCCTGGAGGACCGGGCCCAACCCTTCTACCTGGAGGGGTACCACAAGCCCGCCGCCACCCATCCGGACCAGGCGGTGTTCGATGCCATCGACGATGTCTTGTCCAACGGCCGCACCTCGCGGCTGCACCGGCGCCTGATCCGCGACGAGCAAAAGGCGGTCACGGCGCAGACCTTCTCCGGCTTCCCGGGCGATCGCTACCCCAACCTGTGGACAGCGCTGACGATCCCGGCCCGCGGGGTGAACGCCAAGGAGACCCAGGCGATCCTGCACGAGGAGATCGAGCGTCTCAAGACCGAGGACGTGACGGAGGAAGAGCTGGAGCGCTTCCGGGCCCGCGCCAAGGCCGATCTGGTGCGCGGCCTGCGCTCCAACCAGGGCCTCGCCGCCCAGCTCGCCACCTACCACGCGCTCTACGGCGACTGGCGGGAGTTGTTCCTGGACATCGAGCGCCTGGAGGCGGTGACGGCGCAGGACATTCGGCGCGTCGCCCAGGAGACCTTCCGGCCGGACAACCGCACCGTCGTTTACATCGAAACCGTTTCCGACGACAGCGGCGAAGGCCGCTAG
- a CDS encoding aquaporin — MTSTSLTSTDAARPRLLLRAGAEGMGTFVLVLAGCGAALVDARFGNLGAVGVSLTFGLALFTMVSATGHLSGGHLNPAVSVAFLAGRHLSPREAAAYIAAQILGALGAALALRAFLGPDLAAAATVPAIELPAAFGVEVLMTATLVFVITAVATDQRAEGQHGALAIGATLALGALWGGALTGASMNPARSFGPALVGGIWNQHLLYWFGPLLGATVGHFAYRWTAGARRAARPVPEPHR, encoded by the coding sequence ATGACTAGTACATCGCTTACCTCGACGGACGCCGCTCGACCACGCCTCCTCCTGCGCGCCGGTGCCGAGGGAATGGGCACCTTCGTCCTGGTCCTCGCCGGCTGCGGCGCCGCTCTGGTGGACGCGCGCTTCGGCAACCTGGGCGCCGTCGGCGTTTCCCTCACCTTCGGCCTGGCGTTGTTCACCATGGTCTCGGCGACAGGGCACCTGTCCGGCGGCCACCTCAACCCGGCGGTCAGCGTGGCCTTTCTCGCCGGCCGGCACTTGAGCCCGCGGGAAGCCGCCGCCTACATCGCCGCCCAGATCCTCGGTGCCCTGGGCGCCGCCCTGGCACTGCGCGCTTTCCTCGGACCGGACCTCGCTGCGGCAGCGACGGTACCGGCGATCGAGCTGCCCGCCGCTTTCGGCGTGGAAGTGCTGATGACGGCCACCCTGGTGTTCGTGATCACCGCCGTGGCGACGGACCAGCGCGCCGAGGGGCAGCACGGTGCCCTGGCGATCGGCGCCACCCTCGCCCTGGGAGCCCTGTGGGGCGGCGCCCTCACCGGCGCATCGATGAACCCCGCCCGCAGCTTTGGACCGGCGCTGGTCGGGGGCATCTGGAATCAGCACCTGCTCTACTGGTTCGGCCCGCTCCTCGGCGCTACCGTCGGCCACTTCGCCTACCGCTGGACCGCCGGGGCGCGCCGCGCAGCCCGCCCGGTCCCCGAACCGCACCGCTAG
- a CDS encoding arsenate reductase ArsC encodes MTEGAGILVLCTGNSCRSQMAEALFRRELDGRLPVYSAGTEPTAEIHPVARQVMEEEGLDLAGQRPKHLTEYLGRVPIHTIVIVCDGAAKSCPTVWPGAYERLMWPVEDPAAFEGDAHATLAKFRQVRNELAGKIGEWNRTAAPAGT; translated from the coding sequence ATGACCGAAGGAGCAGGAATCCTCGTCCTCTGTACCGGCAACTCCTGCCGCAGCCAGATGGCCGAAGCGCTCTTCCGCCGGGAACTCGACGGCCGCTTGCCGGTCTACAGCGCCGGCACCGAGCCGACCGCGGAGATTCATCCTGTAGCCCGGCAGGTCATGGAGGAAGAGGGCCTCGACCTCGCCGGCCAGCGCCCCAAGCATCTGACCGAGTACTTGGGCCGAGTGCCGATCCACACCATCGTCATCGTGTGCGATGGCGCCGCCAAGAGCTGTCCGACGGTGTGGCCCGGCGCCTACGAACGGCTGATGTGGCCGGTGGAGGATCCGGCGGCCTTCGAAGGCGACGCGCACGCCACCCTCGCCAAGTTCCGGCAGGTCCGCAACGAGCTGGCCGGCAAGATCGGCGAATGGAACCGAACCGCCGCGCCGGCAGGCACCTAG
- a CDS encoding cyclic nucleotide-binding domain-containing protein, with protein MDRQDRQHHIQQLLSLSAVLRRSGLPEEAADLLRVVLRLEPRHVGAKVSLADVRREQRHAAGGQRPRSLRDQLREQLRRNAIDAAQFRGLADVYLTNGQVDRALECLDVARARDLASPGLHRLAGRLHFQQEDFAAAAEEWGQALRLDPFDAATAELLGRAEYGAGRLQQALEASIHAFLLTPRSESSDSDRLRRRIQTLRRLLRIDTRALTAAFHTRQAQIQIAFDRLQWRRERFLEESGLEPEDLTSGLEPTPPAPGNRLALATRLRSLAVFEHFTDEQIFALAEAVREERLAAGTVLFRHQDYGRDVFVIERGEVEVRRETGYGSFRLGTLGAGAVFGEGSYVSGLERSGEALLTQPATLLRVDAEALDSLIERQPDLGVQLYWCFWHGLSSKLRGTNAQLQNFFDPGALPENFLRLRQDEAPGNSGRRQTTDRPEDQPTTGGRPTGGRPTGGRPIAVESSDKIRLFREQGLSRRELLTLATFSREKRFPATRPIFQEGDAGNEMFIVLEGRVLISKFIHGGGEEALAILGRGEFFGEMSLIDGVPRSADARAHEGPAVVLALDQAAVQEILSYDTPAALEFLQLLCRLIAHRLGEIDEKVVGWRILSGDRTSVSA; from the coding sequence ATGGACCGCCAGGACCGACAGCACCACATCCAGCAGTTGCTCTCTCTTTCGGCCGTGCTGCGCCGGAGCGGATTGCCGGAAGAAGCGGCGGATCTGCTGCGGGTCGTGCTCCGCTTGGAGCCGAGGCACGTCGGCGCCAAGGTGTCGTTGGCGGACGTTCGCCGAGAACAGCGCCATGCGGCAGGCGGACAGCGGCCGCGCAGCCTGCGCGATCAACTGCGGGAACAGCTCCGACGTAACGCCATCGATGCTGCCCAATTTCGTGGCCTGGCGGACGTCTACCTGACCAATGGACAGGTCGATCGCGCTCTCGAATGCCTCGACGTGGCGCGCGCCCGGGACCTCGCCAGCCCAGGCCTTCACCGGCTCGCCGGGCGGCTGCACTTCCAACAAGAGGATTTTGCCGCCGCCGCCGAGGAGTGGGGCCAAGCTCTGCGCCTCGACCCTTTCGATGCGGCGACGGCGGAACTGCTGGGGCGAGCCGAGTACGGGGCCGGCCGCTTGCAGCAGGCCCTCGAAGCGAGCATCCACGCCTTTCTCCTGACCCCGCGGTCGGAATCCTCGGACAGCGATCGGCTGCGCCGCCGGATCCAGACCCTCCGGCGGCTGCTGCGCATCGACACCCGCGCCCTCACCGCCGCCTTCCACACCCGCCAGGCGCAAATCCAGATCGCCTTCGACCGGCTGCAGTGGCGTCGCGAGCGTTTTCTCGAAGAGAGCGGCCTGGAGCCGGAGGACCTGACCAGCGGTCTGGAGCCCACGCCGCCGGCGCCCGGCAACCGCCTCGCCCTGGCGACGCGCCTGCGCTCCCTGGCGGTGTTCGAGCACTTCACCGACGAGCAGATCTTCGCCCTCGCCGAAGCGGTGCGCGAAGAGCGCCTCGCCGCCGGCACGGTGCTGTTTCGCCACCAGGACTACGGCCGCGATGTGTTCGTGATCGAGCGCGGCGAAGTCGAGGTGCGGCGGGAGACCGGCTACGGCAGTTTTCGCCTCGGCACCCTGGGCGCCGGCGCCGTCTTCGGCGAGGGCAGCTACGTCAGCGGCCTGGAGCGTTCCGGTGAGGCTCTGCTCACCCAACCGGCGACCCTATTGCGTGTCGACGCCGAAGCCCTGGACTCGCTGATCGAGCGCCAGCCGGACCTCGGGGTCCAGCTTTACTGGTGTTTCTGGCATGGCCTGTCGAGCAAACTGCGTGGGACCAATGCCCAGCTCCAGAATTTCTTTGACCCGGGCGCCCTGCCGGAAAACTTTCTGCGTCTACGGCAGGACGAGGCACCGGGCAATTCCGGCCGCCGGCAGACGACGGATCGCCCGGAAGACCAGCCCACCACGGGAGGCCGCCCCACGGGAGGCCGCCCCACGGGAGGCCGCCCCATCGCCGTGGAATCGAGCGACAAGATCCGGCTGTTCCGCGAGCAGGGCTTGTCGCGCCGCGAGCTTTTGACCTTGGCTACCTTTTCGCGGGAAAAGCGTTTCCCGGCGACTCGTCCGATCTTCCAAGAAGGCGATGCCGGGAACGAGATGTTTATCGTCCTCGAAGGGCGGGTGTTGATCTCGAAGTTCATCCACGGCGGCGGCGAGGAGGCCTTGGCGATCCTCGGCCGCGGCGAATTTTTCGGCGAGATGTCCTTGATCGACGGCGTACCGCGCTCCGCCGACGCCCGTGCCCACGAGGGTCCGGCGGTGGTGTTGGCCCTCGATCAGGCGGCAGTGCAGGAGATCCTCTCCTACGACACCCCGGCGGCGCTCGAGTTCCTACAGCTCCTCTGCCGCTTGATCGCCCACCGCCTCGGCGAGATCGACGAGAAGGTAGTGGGCTGGCGAATCCTCTCCGGCGACCGCACCTCCGTTTCCGCCTAG
- a CDS encoding PstS family phosphate ABC transporter substrate-binding protein — MKKLFALCLLSIVAAAPAALAQRDQVKIVGSSTVYPFSTKVAEQFGRKTPFKTPVVESTGSGGGLKLFCAGVGVEHPDITNSSRAIKDSEIEMCTGNGVKDITEIKVGYDGIVLANSKKAPQLEFSRKQIFLALAKDVPAGEGKLMPNPHKTWKDVDASLPNVKIEVLGPPPTSGTRDAFAELAMEGGCKEFGWIQDLKKQDKNRYKAICHAVREDGAYVEAGENDNLIVQKLEANPNALGVFGFSFLDQNRDKVQGSLVDGVKPTFDNIADQSYPVSRPLFFYVKNAHVGVIPGIREFVQEFTGVGAMGEEGYLSELGLIPLPSQEYSTVKQAGSVLKNNVGK; from the coding sequence ATGAAGAAGCTGTTCGCCCTTTGCCTGCTCTCTATCGTTGCGGCGGCGCCTGCTGCCCTGGCGCAACGCGACCAGGTCAAGATTGTCGGCTCGTCCACGGTCTACCCCTTCTCCACCAAGGTCGCCGAGCAGTTCGGTCGCAAGACGCCGTTCAAGACCCCGGTGGTCGAGTCGACCGGCTCCGGAGGCGGCCTCAAGCTGTTCTGCGCCGGTGTCGGGGTCGAGCATCCGGACATCACCAACTCCTCCCGTGCCATCAAGGACTCCGAGATCGAAATGTGCACCGGCAACGGTGTGAAGGACATCACTGAGATCAAGGTCGGATACGACGGCATTGTGCTCGCCAACTCCAAGAAGGCGCCGCAGCTCGAATTCAGCCGCAAGCAGATCTTCCTGGCCCTGGCGAAGGACGTGCCGGCCGGCGAGGGCAAGCTCATGCCCAACCCACACAAGACTTGGAAGGACGTCGACGCCTCCCTGCCGAACGTCAAGATCGAGGTGCTCGGTCCGCCGCCGACCTCCGGTACCCGCGACGCCTTCGCGGAACTCGCCATGGAAGGCGGCTGCAAAGAGTTCGGCTGGATCCAGGATCTCAAGAAGCAGGACAAGAACCGCTACAAGGCCATTTGCCACGCGGTGCGGGAGGATGGTGCCTACGTCGAGGCCGGCGAGAACGACAACCTGATCGTGCAGAAGCTCGAAGCCAACCCCAACGCCCTCGGTGTCTTCGGCTTCAGCTTCCTCGACCAGAACCGCGACAAGGTCCAGGGCAGCTTGGTGGACGGCGTGAAACCGACCTTCGACAACATCGCCGACCAGTCCTACCCGGTCTCGCGGCCGCTCTTCTTCTACGTCAAGAATGCCCACGTCGGCGTGATCCCCGGCATCCGGGAGTTCGTGCAGGAGTTCACCGGCGTCGGTGCGATGGGCGAAGAGGGCTACCTCTCCGAGCTCGGTCTGATCCCGCTGCCGTCGCAGGAGTACTCGACGGTCAAGCAGGCCGGCTCTGTATTGAAGAACAACGTCGGCAAGTGA
- the pstC gene encoding phosphate ABC transporter permease subunit PstC, translating into MKILLLVGIVLAASVVAHRLGRRKALSSSQQLHSLPAYYGLYAALWVAVPTLLLLLGWVAIEPAVVERLTIDSLAEHGLETDEAAVGLLINDVKNLASGNIVSREVSPEMQSAADQYLRLRRTAFWSMVACVTLLALVGFGWAWRRISPRLAAIHRVEKAVRGFLLAGSTIAILTTLGIVLSLLFESIRFFQRVPITDFLFGLEWSPQIALRADQVGATGAFGAIPLLTGTLLISAIAMFVAAPTGLLSAIYMAEYAGERARKFLKPMLEILAGVPTVVYGFFAALTVAPAIRGFGESLGLDVASESALAAGVVMGVMIIPFVSSLSDDVITAVPRGLREASYGLGATQSETIRRVVFPAALPGIVGGLLLAVSRAVGETMIVVMAAGLAANLTANPLEAVTTVTVQIVTLLVGDQEFDSAKTLSAFALGLMLFLVTLVFNVIALWVVRRYREQYD; encoded by the coding sequence ATGAAAATTCTCCTGCTGGTCGGTATCGTCTTGGCGGCCTCCGTCGTCGCTCATCGGCTGGGCCGTAGAAAGGCCCTCTCCTCCTCCCAACAGCTCCACTCCCTGCCGGCCTACTACGGGCTCTATGCGGCCTTGTGGGTGGCGGTGCCGACGCTGCTTTTGCTCTTGGGTTGGGTCGCCATCGAACCGGCGGTGGTGGAGCGTTTGACCATTGATTCCCTGGCGGAGCATGGCCTCGAAACCGATGAGGCCGCCGTCGGCCTGCTGATCAACGACGTCAAGAATCTCGCCTCGGGCAACATCGTCAGCCGCGAGGTGAGCCCCGAAATGCAGTCCGCCGCGGATCAGTATCTGCGCCTGCGCAGGACGGCGTTCTGGTCGATGGTCGCCTGCGTCACGCTGCTCGCGCTGGTCGGCTTCGGCTGGGCTTGGCGGCGCATCTCGCCGCGCCTGGCGGCCATCCACCGGGTAGAAAAGGCGGTGCGCGGCTTTCTCCTCGCCGGTTCGACGATCGCCATCCTCACCACCCTGGGCATCGTCCTGTCGCTGCTGTTTGAGTCCATCCGCTTCTTCCAGCGGGTGCCGATCACCGATTTCCTCTTCGGCCTCGAATGGAGTCCGCAGATCGCCCTGCGGGCCGACCAGGTGGGCGCCACCGGCGCCTTCGGCGCCATCCCGCTGTTGACCGGCACCCTGCTGATCAGCGCCATCGCCATGTTCGTGGCGGCTCCCACCGGTTTGCTGTCGGCTATTTACATGGCCGAGTACGCCGGTGAGCGCGCCCGCAAGTTCCTGAAGCCGATGCTCGAGATTCTGGCCGGCGTGCCGACGGTCGTCTACGGCTTCTTCGCCGCCTTGACGGTGGCGCCGGCGATCCGCGGTTTCGGCGAAAGCCTCGGTCTCGACGTCGCTTCCGAGAGCGCCCTCGCTGCCGGTGTGGTGATGGGGGTGATGATCATCCCCTTTGTCTCGTCCCTGTCCGACGACGTCATCACCGCCGTGCCCCGCGGCCTGCGCGAAGCGTCCTATGGCCTCGGCGCCACCCAGTCCGAGACCATTCGTCGGGTGGTCTTCCCGGCGGCACTACCGGGCATCGTCGGTGGGCTGCTGCTGGCGGTATCCCGGGCGGTCGGCGAAACGATGATCGTGGTAATGGCCGCCGGCCTGGCAGCGAACCTCACCGCCAATCCCCTGGAAGCGGTCACTACCGTCACCGTGCAGATCGTGACGCTGCTGGTCGGCGACCAGGAATTCGACAGCGCCAAGACCCTGTCGGCCTTCGCCCTGGGATTGATGCTGTTTCTCGTGACCCTGGTGTTCAACGTCATCGCCCTGTGGGTGGTCAGACGATATCGGGAGCAATATGACTAG
- the pstA gene encoding phosphate ABC transporter permease PstA, with amino-acid sequence MKASGASVTTTRHPLLTTDNLRARMKKRYAAERRFRLICGLAVGAALLFLLLLFGDILRKGYSAFLQTEILFEDLYFDPELLDPAGSGDPEVIGAANFPALWREPLKAQFEPAGRSERRALYGLISGGAEFELRDEVMENPSLVGERSSRWLLASDDVDMLIKGHISRDLPEDDRTISDQEIAWVDQLAAEGRIARKFNTRFFTGGDSRDPEMAGILGAAIGSGITMLVTLALSFPIGVAAAVYLEEFAPKNRLTDLIEVNINNLAAVPSIVFGLLGLAVFLNFFGLPRSAPLVGGMVLSLMTLPTIIIASRTAIKSVPPSIREAAYGLGASPLQVIQHHVLPLAMPGILTGTIIGMAQALGETAPLLMIGMVAFIADLPSGPLDPATVLPVQIFLWSDIPERAFVERTSAAILCLLAFLIGMNAFAVWLRRRTEQRW; translated from the coding sequence ATGAAGGCTAGCGGCGCGTCGGTCACTACTACACGGCATCCGCTGCTGACCACCGACAACCTACGGGCGCGGATGAAGAAGCGCTACGCGGCGGAGCGTCGATTCCGGCTGATCTGCGGCCTGGCGGTCGGCGCCGCGCTGCTGTTCCTGCTGCTGCTCTTCGGCGACATCCTGCGCAAGGGCTACAGCGCCTTCCTGCAGACGGAAATCCTGTTCGAAGACCTGTACTTCGATCCGGAGCTCCTCGACCCGGCCGGTAGCGGCGATCCGGAGGTGATCGGTGCGGCGAACTTTCCGGCCCTGTGGCGCGAGCCCCTCAAAGCGCAGTTCGAGCCCGCTGGCCGTAGCGAACGGCGCGCCCTCTACGGCTTGATCAGCGGCGGCGCGGAGTTCGAGCTGCGAGACGAGGTGATGGAGAACCCTTCGCTGGTCGGCGAGCGGAGCAGCCGATGGCTGCTCGCCTCGGACGATGTCGACATGCTGATCAAAGGGCACATCTCCCGCGACCTGCCGGAAGATGATCGCACCATCTCCGATCAGGAGATCGCCTGGGTCGACCAACTGGCTGCGGAAGGTCGCATCGCCAGGAAGTTCAACACCCGCTTCTTCACTGGCGGTGACTCGCGGGATCCGGAAATGGCGGGCATCCTGGGTGCCGCCATCGGCTCCGGCATCACCATGCTGGTGACCCTGGCGCTGTCCTTCCCGATCGGCGTGGCGGCGGCGGTGTACCTGGAAGAGTTCGCACCCAAGAACCGTTTGACAGATTTGATCGAAGTCAACATCAACAACTTGGCGGCGGTGCCGTCGATCGTCTTCGGGTTGCTTGGCCTGGCGGTGTTCCTTAACTTCTTCGGCCTGCCGCGGTCCGCGCCTCTGGTGGGCGGCATGGTGCTGTCGCTGATGACCCTGCCGACCATCATCATCGCTTCCCGCACGGCCATCAAATCGGTGCCGCCGTCGATCCGCGAGGCGGCCTACGGCCTGGGCGCAAGCCCCCTCCAGGTGATCCAGCACCACGTGCTGCCGCTGGCCATGCCGGGCATCCTGACCGGCACCATCATCGGCATGGCCCAGGCCCTGGGCGAGACGGCGCCGCTCTTGATGATCGGCATGGTCGCCTTCATCGCCGACCTGCCCTCCGGTCCGCTCGACCCGGCCACTGTCTTGCCGGTCCAGATCTTCCTGTGGTCCGACATCCCCGAGCGCGCCTTTGTCGAACGCACCTCGGCGGCCATCCTCTGCCTCCTGGCCTTCCTGATCGGCATGAACGCTTTCGCCGTGTGGCTGCGGCGGCGCACCGAGCAGCGCTGGTAG
- a CDS encoding sigma-70 family RNA polymerase sigma factor: MPEPSQELTGLLAGWAGGDARARDELLAIVYDELRRLAASCMRRERADHTLQPTALVHEAFLRLTHGVPVSWVDRSHFFRVAARAMRRILVDHQRRVSAAKRGSGQKDQLLDEEVLIPGIDVEVLALDEALTRLGALDERLLQVVEMRYFTGLGVEEVADLLGVSSRTVKRDWRSARAWLLAELAPADKVDATEKTRSGGR; the protein is encoded by the coding sequence ATGCCGGAGCCTTCTCAGGAGCTGACCGGCCTTCTCGCAGGCTGGGCCGGCGGAGACGCCAGGGCTCGTGACGAGCTTCTGGCGATTGTCTATGACGAGCTGCGCCGGCTGGCAGCCTCCTGTATGCGGCGTGAGCGTGCGGACCACACCCTGCAGCCCACGGCCCTGGTGCACGAAGCCTTTCTGCGTCTGACCCACGGGGTGCCGGTGAGCTGGGTAGATCGCTCCCATTTCTTCCGCGTCGCCGCCCGTGCCATGCGTCGCATCCTGGTCGATCATCAGCGCAGAGTGAGTGCCGCCAAGCGTGGCTCCGGGCAGAAGGACCAGCTCCTCGACGAGGAGGTCTTGATCCCGGGCATCGATGTCGAGGTGCTGGCCCTGGACGAGGCGCTCACCCGGCTGGGTGCTCTCGACGAGCGGTTGCTCCAGGTGGTCGAGATGCGCTACTTCACCGGCCTTGGGGTGGAAGAGGTGGCCGACCTCCTCGGTGTGTCTTCGCGAACCGTCAAGCGGGACTGGCGCTCCGCGCGCGCCTGGCTGTTGGCCGAACTCGCGCCGGCTGACAAGGTGGACGCGACGGAGAAGACCCGCTCCGGTGGACGCTGA